From Magnetospirillum sp. WYHS-4, a single genomic window includes:
- a CDS encoding DUF3365 domain-containing protein, producing MNRPMWWVQRPLFIYLATSLAWALVVGVSLLHDFGILRRQAMETAGNRSRMLFDMIETTRLWNARHGGVYAVATDETPPNPYLDVPDRDFEALGRRFTLLNPAYMTRQIAELVQKRQDVTFHITSLNPIRPANQADSWETQALRRFDAGEREVLEYLSEQPPVFRYMAALPVREPCLKCHAKQGYKVGDVRGGISVTIPAASILKPMEAQRQQTMVLHLAMFLLASLGTALFVWRQRRHWLALSAAKAEQEAIVAARTAELRRSNQELEHFAYVASHDLREPLRMISSYAALLEKRLGGQLDADGKEFMGYLMDGATRLQAMINDLLEYSRVDRAQVTFVPVALEEALEEALVNLTVAIKEAGARVVHDPLPEVIGYGPLLVRLLQNLIGNAVKYRALDRPPVVRIEAVRDGRFWRVAIRDNGIGIPADAYDRIFQIFQRLHARSAYPGTGIGLAVCRRIVDRHGGRIWVESREGEGSTFFLTLPAA from the coding sequence GTGAACCGTCCCATGTGGTGGGTCCAGAGGCCACTGTTCATCTACCTGGCGACGTCTCTCGCCTGGGCCTTGGTGGTCGGCGTTTCCTTGTTGCACGACTTCGGCATCCTGCGGCGGCAGGCCATGGAAACCGCGGGCAACCGGTCGCGCATGCTGTTCGACATGATCGAAACGACGCGCCTGTGGAACGCGCGCCACGGCGGAGTCTACGCTGTGGCGACCGACGAGACGCCGCCCAATCCTTACCTGGACGTGCCGGATCGCGACTTCGAGGCGTTGGGACGGCGGTTCACGCTGTTGAACCCGGCCTACATGACGCGCCAGATCGCCGAACTGGTGCAGAAGCGCCAGGACGTTACCTTCCACATCACCAGCCTGAACCCGATCCGTCCGGCCAATCAGGCCGATTCCTGGGAAACCCAGGCTTTGCGGCGCTTCGATGCCGGGGAACGGGAAGTCCTGGAATATCTGTCCGAACAGCCGCCGGTCTTTCGCTACATGGCCGCCTTGCCGGTACGCGAACCTTGCCTGAAATGCCATGCCAAGCAGGGCTACAAGGTGGGCGACGTGCGTGGCGGGATCAGCGTCACCATTCCCGCCGCCTCCATTCTCAAGCCCATGGAGGCCCAACGGCAACAAACCATGGTCCTTCATCTTGCCATGTTCCTGCTCGCTTCCCTGGGGACGGCGCTCTTCGTGTGGCGCCAGCGGCGCCACTGGCTGGCGCTGTCCGCCGCCAAGGCCGAACAGGAAGCCATCGTGGCGGCCCGTACCGCCGAACTACGTCGCTCCAACCAGGAACTGGAGCATTTCGCCTACGTGGCCTCCCACGACCTGCGCGAGCCGTTGCGTATGATCTCCAGCTACGCCGCCCTGTTGGAAAAGCGACTGGGCGGCCAACTCGACGCCGACGGCAAGGAGTTCATGGGCTACCTGATGGACGGCGCCACCCGGTTGCAGGCCATGATAAACGATCTGTTGGAATATTCCCGCGTCGACCGCGCCCAGGTGACCTTCGTTCCGGTCGCTCTGGAGGAAGCCCTGGAAGAAGCCCTGGTCAACCTTACCGTCGCCATCAAAGAGGCGGGGGCCCGGGTTGTGCACGATCCCCTGCCCGAGGTGATCGGATACGGGCCCTTGCTTGTCCGCTTGCTGCAGAACCTGATCGGCAACGCGGTGAAGTACCGGGCTCTCGACCGGCCGCCGGTGGTGCGGATCGAAGCCGTGCGCGACGGCCGGTTCTGGCGTGTTGCCATTCGCGACAACGGTATCGGCATTCCCGCCGACGCCTATGACCGGATATTCCAAATCTTCCAGCGGTTGCATGCCCGGTCGGCCTATCCGGGCACCGGCATCGGCCTGGCGGTCTGCCGCCGCATCGTCGACCGCCACGGGGGCCGCATCTGGGTGGAAAGCCGGGAAGGGGAGGGCAGTACCTTCTTCCTTACTCTGCCGGCCGCCTGA
- the queA gene encoding tRNA preQ1(34) S-adenosylmethionine ribosyltransferase-isomerase QueA — protein MKVDAFDFDLPREFIAQRPAQPRDAARLLHVAAAGLADRGVRDLPGLLRPGDLLVLNDTRVIPASLSGRRGEAKVELTLHRQDGPGRWRAFAKPAKKLKPGDTVAFAPDFSARVAEKGEAGEVTLAFDREGGDLVAALEAYGRLPIPPYIRGGRADGRDRNDYQTLFAAREGAVAAPTAGLHFTPDLLAAMDARGIGRATVTLHVGAGTFLPVKAEQVADHRMHPEWGEVGLDAAAAVNAAKAAGGRVVAVGTTALRLLESAADEAGRLHPFAAETAIFITPGYRFRIADVLLTNFHLPRSTLFMLVSAFAGLRRMKAAYEHAKRAGYRFYSYGDCCLLERQEEDL, from the coding sequence ATGAAAGTCGACGCCTTCGATTTCGATCTGCCCCGCGAATTCATCGCCCAGCGGCCCGCGCAGCCGCGGGATGCCGCGCGGCTGTTGCATGTGGCGGCGGCGGGTTTGGCCGACCGAGGGGTGCGGGACCTGCCGGGCCTGCTGCGCCCGGGCGATCTTCTGGTGCTCAACGACACCCGCGTCATCCCCGCCAGCCTGTCCGGCCGGCGCGGCGAGGCCAAGGTGGAACTGACCTTGCACCGTCAAGACGGTCCCGGGCGCTGGCGCGCCTTCGCCAAGCCGGCCAAGAAGCTGAAGCCGGGCGATACCGTCGCGTTCGCGCCGGACTTTTCCGCCAGGGTGGCGGAAAAGGGCGAAGCCGGCGAGGTGACGCTCGCCTTCGACCGGGAAGGCGGCGATCTGGTGGCGGCACTGGAGGCATACGGCCGCCTGCCCATTCCGCCCTATATCCGGGGCGGCAGGGCGGACGGGCGGGACCGGAACGACTACCAGACCCTGTTCGCCGCTCGCGAAGGGGCCGTGGCGGCACCCACCGCCGGGTTGCACTTCACGCCGGACCTGCTGGCCGCGATGGACGCTCGCGGCATCGGGCGGGCGACCGTGACCTTGCACGTGGGGGCCGGAACCTTCCTGCCGGTCAAGGCGGAACAAGTGGCCGACCATCGGATGCACCCCGAATGGGGCGAGGTGGGCTTGGACGCGGCGGCGGCGGTCAACGCGGCCAAGGCGGCGGGCGGCCGGGTGGTGGCGGTGGGGACGACAGCGCTGCGGTTGCTGGAATCGGCGGCGGACGAGGCCGGGCGGCTGCATCCCTTTGCCGCCGAGACGGCGATCTTCATCACGCCGGGCTATCGCTTTCGCATTGCCGATGTCCTGCTGACCAACTTCCATTTGCCGCGTTCGACTCTGTTCATGCTGGTTTCCGCCTTCGCCGGCCTGCGGCGCATGAAGGCCGCTTACGAGCACGCCAAGCGGGCCGGCTATCGTTTCTATTCCTACGGCGATTGCTGCCTGCTGGAGCGGCAAGAGGAGGACCTGTGA
- a CDS encoding ROK family protein, translated as MRIGIDLGGTKIEGIALDGAGRELARRRIATPRDDYAATVGAVCDLVLGVEREAGCVPGSASVGVGIPGTVSPATGLVKNANSTWLIGKPLDRDLAAILGRPVRLANDANCFAVSEAADGAGAGKPVVFGVILGTGVGGGVVVDGRPLVGANAIAGEWGHNPLPWPRDEERPGLPCYCGRKGCIETFLSGPGLERDHGGGLSAAGIARAGDAAAEAALARYEDRLARALATVINLIDPDAIVLGGGLSNLDRLYETVPRLWQDWVFSDRADTPLLRNLHGDSSGVRGAAWLWPA; from the coding sequence ATGCGGATCGGCATCGACCTGGGTGGCACGAAGATCGAAGGCATCGCGCTGGACGGCGCGGGGCGCGAATTGGCACGCCGACGGATCGCGACCCCCCGGGACGACTACGCGGCCACGGTGGGGGCGGTGTGCGACCTGGTCCTCGGGGTCGAGCGGGAGGCCGGGTGCGTTCCCGGGTCGGCAAGCGTCGGGGTGGGCATTCCCGGTACTGTCTCGCCGGCCACCGGTCTGGTCAAGAACGCCAATTCCACATGGCTGATCGGCAAGCCGCTCGACCGAGACCTCGCGGCGATCCTGGGGCGGCCGGTGCGCTTGGCCAACGATGCCAATTGCTTCGCTGTCTCGGAAGCCGCCGACGGCGCCGGCGCCGGCAAGCCGGTGGTCTTTGGCGTCATCCTGGGCACCGGGGTGGGCGGCGGGGTGGTGGTGGATGGCCGGCCGCTCGTCGGCGCCAACGCCATCGCCGGGGAATGGGGCCACAATCCCCTGCCCTGGCCGCGGGACGAGGAACGGCCCGGCCTGCCCTGCTACTGCGGGCGCAAAGGCTGCATCGAGACATTCCTGTCCGGCCCCGGCCTGGAACGCGACCACGGCGGTGGCCTTTCGGCTGCCGGGATCGCCCGCGCCGGCGACGCGGCGGCAGAGGCGGCACTGGCCCGCTACGAAGACCGCCTGGCCCGCGCGCTGGCGACCGTCATCAACCTCATCGATCCCGACGCCATCGTCCTGGGCGGCGGACTGTCCAACCTGGACCGCCTTTACGAGACGGTGCCCCGGCTCTGGCAGGACTGGGTGTTCTCGGATCGTGCCGACACGCCGCTGCTCAGGAACCTTCACGGGGATTCCAGCGGCGTGCGCGGTGCCGCTTGGCTCTGGCCCGCCTGA
- a CDS encoding GGDEF domain-containing protein — MKPETEITRSPQSGEPTSQGDLVASVTLLAEGAARMAWEGLPDAPQLAQLADRALASAAEAEARLAEQMSRIVELERLALTDELTGILNRRGFQRELTHALAAARRYDEKGVLVYVDLDGFKPINDTYGHAAGDEVLRRVARILQDNVRDTDAVGRMGGDEFAVLLARSSWEDGLRRAEALDRALNNAFIGWEGRMIAIRASLGIQVYGNQDEDQALLERADEDMYKSKRLRSEIGNRRDAGRARN; from the coding sequence GTGAAGCCCGAAACGGAAATCACCCGCTCCCCGCAGTCCGGCGAACCGACCAGCCAGGGCGACCTGGTCGCCAGCGTGACCTTGCTCGCCGAAGGTGCCGCCCGGATGGCCTGGGAGGGCCTCCCCGACGCTCCCCAATTGGCGCAATTGGCCGACCGCGCCTTGGCCTCCGCTGCCGAAGCGGAAGCCCGCTTGGCCGAACAAATGAGCCGCATCGTCGAACTGGAGCGCCTGGCGCTCACGGACGAACTGACCGGCATCTTGAACCGGCGCGGCTTCCAGCGCGAACTCACCCACGCCCTGGCCGCCGCGCGGCGCTACGACGAAAAGGGCGTGCTGGTCTACGTGGACCTGGACGGCTTCAAGCCGATCAACGACACCTACGGCCATGCCGCCGGCGACGAGGTTCTCCGCAGGGTGGCCCGCATCCTGCAAGACAACGTGCGCGACACCGACGCGGTGGGGCGCATGGGCGGCGATGAATTCGCGGTGCTGCTGGCCCGCAGTTCCTGGGAAGACGGGTTGCGGCGAGCCGAGGCCCTCGACCGGGCGCTGAACAATGCCTTCATCGGTTGGGAAGGTCGCATGATCGCCATCCGCGCCAGCCTGGGCATCCAGGTCTACGGCAACCAGGACGAAGACCAGGCGCTCCTCGAGCGCGCCGACGAGGACATGTACAAGTCGAAGCGGCTGCGTTCCGAGATCGGCAACCGGCGGGACGCCGGCCGGGCCCGGAACTGA
- the pyc gene encoding pyruvate carboxylase, translating to MRHRQGGIRKILVANRGEIAIRVMRAATELGIQTVAIYSQEDRFALHRYKADESYMVGKGKKPVEAYLDIPDIIRIAHEAKAQAIHPGYGFLAENPDFAEACAAGGLIFVGPTPETMRALGNKVLAREMAIKAGIPVMPATDPLPADGKEILAVAGKVGYPVMIKASWGGGGRGMRVVEGADSLLDSVAAARREAKAAFGNDEVYLEKLVRRARHVEVQILGDAHGNVVHFHERDCTVQRRHQKVVERAPAPYLTASQRDELTAYALKLARAADYRNAGTVEFLQDADTGAFYFIEVNPRIQVEHTVSECVTGYDLIRSQILVAEGKKIGEAGSGLPAQKDIPLMGHALQCRVTAEDPESDFAPDYGQITAYRSPAGFGIRLDAGTAYTGARITRSYDSLLVKVTAWAQDAQDAVFRMDRALREFRVRGVKTNLRFLENVVNHPRFVEGDYITTFIDDTPELFHIPKRRDRATRLLNFIGEVMVNGNPEVKGRKAPDAFVAPTLPGPLAEGWEAGTRQKLDELGAQGFSKWMLEEAGRRVFVTDTTMRDAHQSLLATRMRSHDMLAVAPAYARLLPELLSLECWGGATFDVAMRFLKEDPWERLANLRERLPNLLTQMLLRSANGVGYTNYPDNVVKFFVKRSAEAGMDLFRVFDSLNWVENMRVAMDAVCETGKLCEAAICYTGDIQDPRRTKYSLGYYVAMAKELEKAGAHILGIKDMAGLLKPHAATLLVKALKDEIGIPIHFHTHDTSGLSAASVLAAVEAGCDAVDAAMDSMSGTTSQPCLGSIVEALRGHPRDTGLAAEAIRSVSTYWEEVRKNYGAFEAHQYSGASEVYLHEMPGGQFTNLKEQARSLGLEKHWPDIARAYAQVNEMFGDIVKVTPSSKVVGDMALMMVTNSLTPEMVMDPAREIAFPESVVSFFKGEMGQPVGGFPEALQKKVLKGETPLTVRPGEVLRPVDLDAVKAQVEHKVGRQIDDNDLASWLMYPKVFLEYAEHLKSFGDVSVLPTPVFFHGMVPEQEIMLDIDAGKTLIVRYLAKSPADDAGEATVFFELNGQPRSVRVVDRSRTPTRHARPKAAEGNPCEVGAPMPGTVVSVAVLVGQTVARGDVLLAVEAMKMETAVRAECDGTVVRVHVASGDAVDAKDLLVTMQPAG from the coding sequence ATGAGGCACCGTCAGGGCGGAATCCGGAAGATCCTGGTCGCCAACCGGGGTGAGATCGCCATTCGCGTCATGCGCGCCGCCACCGAACTGGGCATCCAGACGGTCGCCATCTATTCCCAGGAAGACCGCTTCGCCCTGCACCGCTACAAGGCGGACGAAAGCTACATGGTGGGCAAAGGCAAGAAGCCGGTCGAGGCCTATCTGGACATCCCCGACATCATCCGCATCGCCCACGAAGCCAAGGCCCAGGCCATCCATCCCGGCTACGGCTTCCTGGCCGAGAACCCCGACTTCGCCGAGGCCTGCGCGGCCGGCGGGCTGATCTTCGTTGGCCCGACGCCCGAGACCATGCGGGCGCTTGGCAACAAGGTGCTGGCCCGCGAGATGGCGATCAAGGCCGGTATCCCGGTCATGCCGGCCACCGATCCGCTGCCCGCCGACGGCAAGGAGATATTGGCGGTGGCCGGAAAGGTCGGCTATCCGGTGATGATTAAGGCGAGTTGGGGCGGTGGCGGGCGGGGCATGCGCGTGGTCGAAGGCGCGGATTCCCTGCTGGACAGCGTGGCGGCTGCCCGGCGCGAGGCCAAGGCGGCCTTCGGCAACGACGAGGTCTACCTGGAAAAGCTGGTGCGCCGTGCCCGCCACGTGGAAGTGCAGATCCTGGGCGACGCCCATGGCAACGTGGTTCATTTCCACGAGCGCGACTGTACGGTCCAGCGCCGCCATCAGAAGGTGGTGGAGCGCGCCCCCGCCCCCTATTTGACTGCGAGCCAGCGCGACGAGTTGACGGCCTACGCCCTGAAGCTGGCCCGCGCCGCCGACTATCGCAACGCCGGTACGGTGGAATTCCTGCAGGACGCCGACACCGGGGCCTTCTACTTCATCGAAGTCAATCCGCGCATCCAGGTGGAACACACGGTTTCCGAATGCGTCACCGGCTACGACCTGATCCGGTCCCAGATCCTGGTCGCCGAAGGCAAGAAGATCGGCGAGGCCGGCAGCGGCCTGCCGGCGCAAAAGGACATCCCCTTGATGGGACATGCCCTGCAGTGCCGCGTCACCGCCGAGGACCCGGAGTCCGACTTCGCCCCCGACTACGGCCAGATCACCGCCTATCGCAGCCCGGCCGGCTTCGGCATCCGCCTGGACGCCGGCACCGCCTACACGGGTGCGCGCATCACCCGGTCCTACGACAGCCTGTTGGTCAAGGTGACCGCCTGGGCTCAGGACGCCCAGGATGCCGTCTTCCGCATGGATCGCGCGCTCCGCGAATTCCGGGTGCGCGGGGTGAAGACCAACCTGCGTTTCCTGGAAAACGTGGTGAACCATCCGCGCTTCGTCGAAGGCGACTACATCACCACCTTCATCGACGACACGCCGGAGCTGTTCCACATCCCCAAGCGCCGCGACCGCGCCACCCGCCTGTTGAATTTCATCGGCGAGGTGATGGTCAACGGCAATCCCGAGGTGAAGGGCCGCAAGGCCCCCGACGCCTTCGTCGCCCCCACCCTGCCCGGCCCCCTGGCCGAAGGCTGGGAAGCCGGCACGCGCCAGAAGCTGGACGAACTGGGCGCCCAAGGCTTTTCGAAGTGGATGCTGGAAGAAGCCGGGCGGCGGGTCTTCGTCACCGACACCACCATGCGCGACGCCCATCAGTCCCTGCTCGCCACCCGCATGCGCAGCCACGACATGCTGGCCGTGGCGCCCGCCTACGCGCGGCTGCTGCCGGAACTGCTGTCCCTGGAATGCTGGGGGGGCGCGACCTTCGACGTGGCCATGCGCTTCCTCAAGGAGGACCCCTGGGAGCGTTTGGCGAACCTGCGCGAACGCCTGCCCAACCTGCTGACCCAGATGCTGCTGCGTTCGGCCAACGGCGTCGGCTACACCAACTACCCCGACAACGTGGTGAAGTTCTTCGTCAAGCGTTCGGCGGAAGCCGGCATGGACCTGTTCCGGGTCTTCGACTCGCTCAACTGGGTCGAGAACATGCGTGTCGCCATGGACGCCGTCTGCGAGACCGGCAAGCTTTGCGAGGCCGCCATCTGCTATACCGGCGACATCCAGGACCCCAGGCGCACCAAGTACAGCCTGGGATACTACGTCGCCATGGCCAAGGAGTTGGAAAAGGCCGGCGCCCACATCCTGGGCATCAAGGACATGGCCGGCCTGCTGAAGCCCCATGCCGCCACCCTGCTGGTCAAGGCCCTGAAGGACGAGATCGGCATCCCCATCCATTTCCACACCCATGACACCAGCGGCCTTAGCGCCGCCAGCGTGTTGGCGGCGGTGGAAGCGGGCTGCGACGCGGTGGACGCCGCCATGGATTCCATGAGCGGCACCACCTCGCAGCCCTGCCTGGGGTCCATCGTCGAGGCGCTGCGCGGCCATCCGCGGGATACCGGCCTGGCGGCGGAAGCCATCCGGTCCGTCTCCACCTACTGGGAGGAAGTGCGCAAGAACTACGGCGCCTTCGAGGCGCACCAGTACTCCGGCGCCTCCGAGGTCTACCTGCACGAGATGCCGGGCGGCCAGTTCACCAACCTGAAGGAACAGGCCCGCTCCCTGGGTCTGGAAAAGCACTGGCCCGACATCGCCCGCGCCTATGCCCAGGTCAACGAGATGTTCGGCGACATCGTCAAGGTGACCCCGTCATCCAAGGTGGTGGGCGACATGGCGCTGATGATGGTGACCAACAGCCTGACCCCCGAAATGGTCATGGACCCGGCGCGCGAGATCGCGTTCCCGGAATCCGTGGTCTCGTTCTTCAAGGGCGAGATGGGCCAGCCGGTGGGCGGCTTCCCCGAGGCCTTGCAGAAGAAGGTCTTGAAGGGCGAGACGCCGTTGACGGTGCGGCCCGGCGAGGTGCTGAGGCCGGTCGATCTGGATGCCGTCAAGGCTCAGGTGGAACACAAGGTCGGCCGCCAGATCGACGACAACGATCTCGCCTCCTGGCTGATGTATCCCAAGGTGTTTCTGGAGTACGCCGAGCACCTGAAGTCTTTCGGCGACGTGAGCGTCCTGCCGACCCCGGTCTTCTTCCACGGCATGGTGCCGGAACAGGAGATCATGCTGGATATCGACGCCGGCAAGACCCTGATCGTCCGCTACCTGGCCAAAAGCCCGGCCGACGATGCGGGCGAGGCCACCGTCTTCTTCGAATTGAACGGCCAGCCGCGTTCCGTTCGGGTCGTCGACCGTTCGCGCACGCCGACCCGCCATGCCCGCCCCAAGGCGGCCGAGGGCAATCCCTGCGAAGTGGGAGCGCCCATGCCCGGAACGGTGGTCAGCGTGGCCGTCCTGGTCGGCCAGACGGTGGCGCGCGGCGACGTGCTGCTGGCCGTCGAAGCGATGAAGATGGAAACCGCCGTGCGCGCCGAATGCGACGGGACGGTGGTTCGGGTTCATGTGGCCTCGGGCGACGCCGTCGACGCCAAGGACCTGCTGGTCACCATGCAGCCGGCAGGGTAG
- a CDS encoding MBL fold metallo-hydrolase, with translation MDRDPGKGQEGYPLNIETIAAAPALLGETAEVAPGILWHRQPLPFKLDHINLWLLEDGDGWCAVDTGIDLSECRAAWGELAGRLFGGRPLRRMIVTHFHPDHLGLAGWLRQRFGTELWMTLGEWATGRMLALDTDGACMPDFRRFYGAAGFDAKAMAVMETRGNPYPERVHPIPAAYRRLNDGDEVPVGGRTWRVIVGRGHSPEHAALYCAEAGVLISGDQVLPRISPNISVWPQEPEADPLRLFLDSLSSFRTLPGDTLVLPSHDRPFRGLSTRLEQLARHHDARLAETLEACAEPRTAVDILRRLFRRDLDDHQLFFAIGESLAHLHFLMGEGQVERLRRADAPDLYRRCSPAI, from the coding sequence GTGGATCGTGACCCAGGAAAAGGTCAGGAAGGATATCCACTGAATATCGAGACGATCGCCGCCGCTCCGGCGTTGCTGGGCGAAACCGCCGAGGTCGCGCCGGGCATTCTCTGGCACCGCCAGCCGCTGCCCTTCAAGCTCGATCACATCAATCTCTGGCTGCTGGAAGACGGCGACGGCTGGTGCGCCGTGGATACGGGCATCGACCTGTCGGAATGCCGCGCCGCGTGGGGGGAACTTGCCGGGCGCCTGTTCGGCGGGCGACCGCTCCGGCGGATGATCGTCACCCACTTCCATCCCGACCATTTGGGCCTCGCCGGCTGGCTGCGCCAGCGCTTCGGGACGGAATTGTGGATGACCCTGGGCGAATGGGCCACCGGGCGCATGCTGGCACTCGACACGGATGGCGCCTGCATGCCCGACTTCCGGCGCTTCTACGGAGCCGCCGGGTTCGATGCCAAGGCCATGGCCGTGATGGAGACGCGCGGCAACCCCTATCCGGAGCGGGTCCATCCCATTCCGGCCGCCTATCGTCGTCTGAACGACGGCGACGAAGTCCCGGTCGGCGGCCGGACTTGGCGGGTCATCGTCGGCCGCGGCCATTCGCCCGAGCATGCCGCCCTGTACTGCGCGGAGGCGGGAGTGCTGATCTCGGGCGACCAGGTACTGCCGCGCATCAGCCCCAACATCAGCGTCTGGCCGCAGGAGCCGGAAGCCGATCCGCTACGGTTGTTCCTGGACAGCCTTTCATCCTTCCGGACGTTGCCCGGCGACACCCTGGTGCTGCCCAGCCACGACAGGCCTTTCCGCGGCCTGTCCACGCGCCTGGAACAGCTTGCCCGCCATCACGACGCCCGCTTGGCCGAAACCCTGGAAGCCTGCGCCGAACCTCGCACCGCCGTCGATATCCTGCGCCGCCTGTTCCGTCGCGACCTGGATGACCATCAGCTTTTTTTCGCCATCGGCGAAAGCCTCGCCCACCTGCACTTCCTGATGGGCGAAGGGCAGGTGGAACGGCTGCGGCGCGCCGACGCGCCGGACTTGTATCGACGTTGTTCCCCGGCGATCTGA
- the tgt gene encoding tRNA guanosine(34) transglycosylase Tgt, which produces MTLRYELLATDGAARLGRVHTAHGAFDTPAFMPVGTAATVKAMTPEAVAETGAQIVLGNTYHLMLRPGAERVERLGGLHRFMNWPGPILTDSGGFQVMSLAALRKITEEGVAFQSHLDGSRHLLSAESSIAIQRMLDADIAMAFDECPPFSADKGAVAASMRLSMRWAERSKAAFAERPGYGLFGINQGGVHDDLREESAVALKAIGFDGYALGGLAVGEGQEAMFKVLDSTAALLPDDRPRYLMGVGKPGDLVGAVRRGIDMFDCVLPTRSGRTGQAFTRMGQVNLRNSRHKDDPRPLDEACGCPACRNYSRAYLHHLCMAKEILGLTLLSWHNLHYYQDLMAGMRKAIGEGRLAAFADGFERDQARGDIPPL; this is translated from the coding sequence GTGACCCTGCGCTACGAACTGCTGGCCACCGACGGTGCGGCGCGCCTGGGGCGCGTGCATACGGCCCACGGCGCCTTCGATACCCCGGCCTTCATGCCGGTGGGCACGGCGGCCACCGTCAAGGCCATGACTCCCGAGGCGGTCGCCGAGACGGGGGCCCAGATCGTGCTGGGCAACACCTACCACCTGATGCTGCGGCCGGGGGCGGAACGGGTGGAACGCCTGGGCGGCCTGCATCGCTTCATGAACTGGCCGGGCCCCATCCTCACCGATTCCGGAGGATTCCAGGTGATGTCCCTGGCCGCGCTACGCAAGATCACCGAAGAAGGCGTCGCCTTTCAATCCCACCTGGACGGTAGCCGCCACCTGCTGAGTGCCGAAAGTTCCATCGCGATCCAGCGCATGCTGGATGCCGACATTGCCATGGCCTTCGACGAATGCCCGCCCTTTTCGGCCGACAAGGGGGCGGTGGCTGCGTCCATGCGCTTGTCCATGCGCTGGGCGGAACGGTCGAAGGCGGCCTTCGCCGAACGGCCGGGCTACGGCCTGTTCGGCATCAACCAGGGTGGCGTGCACGACGACCTGCGCGAGGAATCGGCAGTGGCGCTGAAGGCCATAGGCTTCGACGGCTATGCCCTGGGCGGCCTGGCGGTGGGCGAGGGGCAGGAGGCCATGTTCAAGGTCCTGGATTCCACGGCCGCCCTGCTGCCGGACGACCGGCCACGCTACCTGATGGGGGTGGGCAAGCCGGGCGACCTGGTCGGGGCGGTGCGGCGCGGCATCGACATGTTCGACTGTGTGCTGCCTACCCGTTCGGGCCGCACGGGCCAGGCCTTTACCCGCATGGGCCAGGTCAACCTGCGCAATTCCCGCCACAAGGACGATCCGCGGCCGTTGGACGAAGCTTGCGGCTGCCCGGCCTGCCGCAACTACAGCCGGGCCTATCTGCACCATCTTTGCATGGCTAAGGAGATCCTGGGCCTGACGCTGCTGTCCTGGCACAACCTGCACTACTACCAGGACCTGATGGCCGGAATGAGAAAAGCCATCGGCGAAGGGCGGCTGGCCGCTTTCGCCGATGGCTTCGAAAGGGATCAGGCGAGGGGCGACATCCCGCCCCTCTGA
- a CDS encoding DUF2934 domain-containing protein — protein MTKTTGKAPVATAKAAAPKAKVAPPPKSAKPKSAAKPAARKGNGGSHVPPAAQDDAYYLSEAAIMLDQARSGKKRDAKKLAAALENELEVWTAIRTAVLRWSDQEREVTKQNVCRLSDFIAGTILSSGVNISDSTLDTLININLQIAEGLLEGHVNQRIRDEAYKLWEAEGRTVGRDQEYWFRAEELVRNQA, from the coding sequence ATGACCAAGACGACGGGTAAGGCGCCGGTTGCCACCGCGAAGGCCGCCGCGCCGAAGGCAAAGGTGGCGCCCCCCCCCAAGTCGGCGAAGCCCAAATCAGCGGCCAAGCCCGCCGCCCGCAAGGGCAACGGGGGAAGCCATGTCCCACCGGCCGCCCAGGACGACGCCTATTATCTGAGCGAGGCTGCGATCATGCTCGACCAAGCCCGCAGCGGCAAGAAGCGGGATGCCAAGAAGCTGGCAGCGGCGCTGGAGAACGAACTTGAGGTCTGGACGGCGATTCGGACCGCCGTGCTGCGGTGGAGCGACCAGGAGCGGGAAGTCACCAAGCAGAATGTCTGCCGCTTGTCAGACTTCATTGCCGGAACCATTCTCAGCTCGGGCGTCAACATCTCCGATTCGACTCTGGATACGCTGATCAACATCAACCTTCAGATCGCCGAGGGCCTGCTCGAAGGCCACGTCAACCAGCGTATCCGCGACGAGGCCTACAAGCTGTGGGAAGCCGAGGGTCGGACCGTGGGGCGCGACCAGGAATACTGGTTCCGCGCCGAGGAACTGGTTCGCAACCAGGCCTGA
- a CDS encoding helix-turn-helix domain-containing protein yields the protein MAFPVFDGLEESHVTGKELASIIGVTPPTISKWRTGRARVPAATLAFLTLLLASWLEELEELKRAHEATGRPAAWLDEHLEEARRCLKEQEEVNTELPAAAIIQGVKMFQSWWQANAQVLRRTALGREGTLRGVA from the coding sequence ATGGCGTTTCCGGTATTCGATGGACTCGAAGAGTCTCATGTGACGGGCAAGGAGCTGGCCTCCATCATCGGGGTCACGCCGCCGACCATCAGCAAATGGCGCACCGGGCGGGCGCGGGTGCCGGCGGCGACCCTGGCCTTCCTGACTCTGCTGCTGGCGAGTTGGCTGGAGGAGTTGGAGGAGCTCAAGCGCGCCCACGAGGCCACCGGCCGTCCCGCCGCTTGGCTGGACGAACACCTTGAGGAAGCGAGGCGCTGCCTCAAGGAGCAGGAAGAGGTCAATACCGAGCTTCCCGCCGCCGCCATCATCCAGGGCGTCAAGATGTTCCAGTCCTGGTGGCAGGCCAACGCCCAGGTCCTGCGCCGGACGGCACTGGGCCGCGAAGGCACCCTGCGGGGCGTGGCATGA